A window of Watersipora subatra chromosome 10, tzWatSuba1.1, whole genome shotgun sequence genomic DNA:
TGCCAGGCAATAAATAGAGGCATCACATCTACAGCTTCAGATGAAATGGTGCAGTTGCTAGCAAGCTATGGTCTCGCTGTCTACGTGACAAGGTTGTTCGCTGCCTCTGCTAGTAAGTCTCTCTGCAAACTCAATCATAGCCATCAAGTTATAGGCATTGTTTATATGACCTTTGACCTCATCCGGTCAATGTGCAAGTTTGATCTGATTATTTGAGTATTGCCCATTATTTTCATTGTGCATGTGTGTCCATTTTCATGCCTTGAAAGGCATGAAAGGCACGATGCCTTTCAAGGCATGAAAGGCATCGTGTCCACTTTCATGCCTTACGATGCCACTTTCgccatcgtaaggcgaaaaaaaccataaaacaggTACTTCATAACTAGGGGTGCATCGCATCGTATTCCAAATGCATTCTCAAGGCAACTAAAAGACACTGCAAGTTGCATCTGCCAAAGACTTGTGTAAAGATGTCTGGGATGTAAACTGGGCTGACAACTTACAAAATGTAGGTttacattaattttattaacGATGTCTACAGCTGCAGCAACTCTAGAACTCACTTCCATGCTGTATATTGCAGTGGAGTTACGACATGTGAGCATTGTACTGGTGAACAGCAAGCGTGATAACACACGAATGACAattatgtctattgttataggaCTCCTGCTTTCTGTTTGTGTCCTTCTACTAGGtaagttcaaggtctcctttgACTGTCACAAGTCTCTCCCTCAGTATCTTTAGTTAAAGACTCCCTTGACTGTCAAGTCTCTCACTCAATATCTTTAGTTAAATACTTCCTTGACTGTCAAGTCTCTCACACATTATCTTTAGTTAAGTACCTCCTCGACTGTCAAGTCTCTCACTCCGTATCTTTAGTAAAGTACATCCTTGTCTGTCAAGTCTCTCACTTAGTATTTGTAGTTTAGTAGCCACCATGACCTTTTTCATCGCTATCCTCTAACAAAGCACCATTCTATTTTAGCAGACAATACTTCTAAGAAGCAAGTATTCAATTTCATATACACTTTGCCTTCATGTTTCTTGTCCTCCTTTACTAATACTACACACTAGTAAATTGGATTGACTTTGTACCCTGTACCGCTGATAAAGTATCACTTGCTACTTATAGGAACACCTACAATTACCTGTTTTTATCAGATAGTCTAGTCTGTAAATATAAATAACCATCCACTTGTATGAACAGTTATCTGTCAGTATCAACAGTTATCTGTCAGTATCAACAGTTGTCTGTTAGCATCAACAGCTATCTGTTAGCATCAACAGCTATCTACTAGTGTAAACGGCTATCTGCTATTATAAACAGCTATCTGCTAGTATAAATTGCTATTTGCTAGGATAATTAGCTACCTGCTAGGATAAACAGCTATCTGCTGGTATAAATAGCCATCTGCTGGTATAAACAGTTATCTGCTATAATAAACAGTTATCTGCTATAATAAACAGTTACCGTATCTTCCGATGGTACCAATTGAATGTGGTTCGCTGGCTATACGCTAGAAAGGCAATCTGTACAATACATCTATTCCTATGAATAGTTTAGCTCTCTTTCTATACAGGCCTGACACCTGCTGGCACCTGGCTAATAAGAGACATACACGGACATAATCAAGAGGTGTCAGATTTGACCAATCGCCTCATGACGCTACTTGGCCCTGTTCCTCTCATTGAAGCTCTAGTATGTATATTGTGCGAATTAAAAGCCATAAATATTGGTAAGAATTTTTCAACGATTGCGTAATTCTATATCATTCCTTTTTAAATACATCTATTGATCGGTGATTACAGGCTAACTACTATGAAGGTGGACTCATACATTCTAAACTGACTGCCTACGCCGGGATTGCCAGGTTCACTGATTTTGGCATGCAGGTACATTGCAGACTGCTAGTGTTTGACTCATATACCAATCTGATTGTAGACTGTATGGTAGCCATTTATAGGATGGTACAGAAAGAGTGAGGTTCGAGGAAGTAATGTTAGGAGTTGTCCTGTCTTAGTCAATCATTTTGGAACAAATGCTACATTTTATACTAATTGTTATTTGGCTAGATTTACTACCATTCTCCTAAAGTCAGTGATCTTACATTTTAGTGTAATTTTATGGTCACTCTGGAATTTGTTGTTGTTACATTGTTATACTTTTGGCATGATCTAACAGCCTTATGTGTCTGTTTGGTAAACACCATGCTAGTACACGAGTGTACAGTTTAGTTTTTGCCCCTTTACGATGCAGTTTAGACAATGTGATATTTATTCAAGACTTCAGTAGTCTACTTTGCATGACATTTCTTATGAAAAAGAAGCTGATGTGCTGTTGGCAGCAGTCAAGATGCCAAATGTTCTAGTCAGGTATTTCGTGAGGTGTTATTTATTCTCAaggtattttatttgatatgaCAAACATCTACAGGTGCTTTAATATGACAAACATCTACAGGTGCTGTTTGTCTTACTTCTCCTATTCACATCTAAAACTATAGAGCCAATGCTTGTGCCTATATACTCTGTATATGCTGGCTATGTGGCAAGGTTGATATTGGATGCAGGCTTTTGGTACGTACTCGTCAGACGCAAGCTGCCGGAAACACATGAGACTGAGGTGAGCTTGAAAGGCACCTTGTTCACTGGTTTTGTATATCCCTGTAAATTCTATTATGGTGTATTTGTCTTAGTCTATGGGTCTTATAAGTAAGTACAGTCAGACTTatacatacgagtgccccaactcATGGAAAACTTGAGGGGCTGGCTTTTGAGCAAATTTCTTCCTTGAAATACGAGTaacctttgagatacgagcatgcAAGCTGGTTCTAGTTGGCCACTCGTTATATGGGGTCTAAGTATGTGTGACTTTGAGTGACGTTGTGCGTTGTCCAAGGGTTGGTTTTTATGACTCATTACGGAATAATGAGCAGCCTACTAGCCGCTAGTAGCCCGCTAGCAACCTACTGGTTAGGCAGACGCCTTACCTTGTATCTATCGATACTGGCGCAAGCCCGCAAACAATAAAAGATTTAGACAACAAagtttagtgagctaaattaattcaggttaaattcaaagtttctctCACGCagtgtcacaaaagtttagaATACCGAAcgcgttgctgtcaagtctccaTCATATCGCCACTGGCCACTACGTCTGGGTCAAAGGTAAAATTTTGCAGcattgtacataataatgttacattttatgtCATATTTTAGCAACTCAGTTCGTATTTGCTACTTTTTTAGCGTAGGCACTAAATTACAACAACTAAAGAACATTTTTTCACCGTAATATCTTGTTTAATGTGGGATTTTTGCACAGTGTCGTAATGGATCAAGttgtatttagttgtttaatATAAGAAATAGTGCCTTAAGAaatgagtaaattgacatatgagctcagtctcagaacccattaagctcgtatgtggaggtatgactgtaatttGTATTTGTATTTCTGACTTGATCAACTTCATGATTTGATCACACTATGACTTACTGTGTAAGTCTCTGTTTTACTATGAGATGGTATGAGAAATTGTGAGTCGAAATAAAAGACTTTGAGTTGATATGCGAGACTGAGTGGGTATGAGAGACTGAGTTGTTATGAGAGGCGATGAGTAGGTATGAAagactatgagttgatatgagagactatgagttgatatgagagactatgggttgatatgagagactatgagttgatatgagggactatgagttgatatgagggactatgagttgatatgagggactatgagttgatatgagggactatgagttgatatgagggACTATGAGATGATATGAGggactatgagttgatatgagagactatgagttgatatgagagactatgagttgatatgagagactgtgagttgatatgagagacTGTGAGTTGATACGAGAGACTGTGAGTTGATATGAGggactatgagttgatatgagagactatgagagactatgagttgatatgagggactatgagttgatatgagggactatgagagactatgagttgatatgtTTGTGATGTTAACTCTATGAGTATTACTTTACTGAGGGTCCCGTCTGTTCTGCTTATAGAAGCCACTAACTGTATCCAAAGCACTGCGCTTCTGGATGCCTCTGGCTTGTGTTAGACTGGCACAGGATATGAGTAGGCCTCTCCTCAACCTGGTTGTTTCTAGGAATCTCTCAGTAAAGGTTGGCAAGGAGGCAGCAGCTAAGGTTAGATCAGTTGCTAGAGGGACACTTGTCCGATGGTACATGTGATGGCATTTACTTGCCCAATAGTACATGTGATGACATTCACTTGTCCAATGGTACTTGTGATAGCATTCACTTGTCCGATAGTACATGTGATGGCATTGATTTGTCCAATGGTACATGTGATGGTATTCACTTGTCTAATGGTACATGTAATGGTATTCACTTGTCCAATAGTATATGTGATGACATTCACTTGTCCAATAGTACATGTGATGGCATTCGCTTGTCCAATGGTAAATGTGACGACATTCACTTTGCCAACTTTCATATTCAAACACCGTGAATTTTGGCATATATGTTGACTTGGCGTATAAGTCAGGGCCTaaattttggtttaaaattcCTGGTTTTGACACGTACCTGCTGTATACGTCGACTTCTTTCTCTGGCTCAAATCGTTTGACCGCTTTGGTTCAATTGGCATCAGAGAAGGGCGATGCGCAACTGAGGAAATTGCGTCCAAAAATGCCACCAGCACAAATGCCAATTTTTTTGCGCTGTCAGCAATGCATACAACAGTTAACAAAAGCATGAGAGACAacagttttaatgaaaaacacAAGGCACGGAAAACAATACTTCATCATCGTATTGGCCCGCCGCGCCAATAGAATGAAACTGGCACCACTGATGATATGTACGGTTTTAACAAAAAAGCCATGCCATAAGACAGATTTCTCTCAGAAATCTTGATTCATGTACTAGAAAATTAGTGGATGAAAGGtagtggatgtgtcaaatgAATTACCTAAGTGTGGGCTGGTAGGCAGATACTACGAAAAAAAACATTAACTTGGAAAAACCATGTTATTCCAGAAGACAATTCTAGCGATGACAATTTGAATTGTGAAAAGTCGGACTTTGCGTTGGATTCATCTCATGTTGACCgggattactagtattttactattttataaataattactTCATGTCATATCATGTGATTCTGATTTGTGatggttttttgaagttgaattttactagaatGCATGTCATGAAGAACATGACCGCTATATAAGTCGAGAATGGATTTTTAAACTTAAAATATGGTGTCACACTTTTTATTTATACGCCGGAATTTACGGCAAGTAGGATATCTCTTTCCTTGCTAGGAACCTTTTTACAGAGGTTTTTTATAGAATGTTTTACCTGGAGATGTAAAAGGCTTATGGCCATGAACAACATCATGTGGGAATTCATCGCTACTTCATGATATTGTAGGCAATTGCAGTTTTGACAGCTGTCTACCCAACAGGTAAATTTCTGTTTTCTTGGCTCAATGATCTCAGCACCATCCCACCTACCTTTCACAAGGACACCCCGCAGCAcagtaaatttaaaatgaagGTAAATTTGTCCTTTATACGATTATATTGCAGGGCATTATGAGTAGGCTCACTCACCTTAAACTCTACTGGTTGTTACTATCTTTTACAATTGTGAGCTCCATTGTGATGGCTTTAGAAAGACATTATTGGTTAAATTTAAGGCTAAATTAAAAAGTATGCTCCATCTTTTCTTTTTAAGGATATCTGCTTGAGTGTCACTATCAGAGTTGGTTGTCAGCAAAGTGAAACTGCCTCTGATGTCTCGTGTAACATTGTGTGCGTGCTTATATGTttccttttatttaaaaacgTGTTAAAGCCAAGATTTCATGTTAGAagcacaaaaattaatttgatcaGAGTTGACGTGGAGTTGTCACAACCTGGTTATTTAGAAGATAACTGCCTACATGAAGAGGCTCATGCCATTACCCCTGTAAATGAATCTGCATATACTTAAAACCAGTATTCGTGTCTGTGTTACAGATTCTCAGCATGTTTGCCTTTGCCTGTACAGCCTTCGTGTTCACCATCAATGCCATCCTCTTCATCATTCCTGGTCCAGGATTTGCCATCATGCACACTATTGTTGGTCTCAATGAAGAGCTCGCCCAACTCAGCCTTCTGCCTCTCAAGATCTTCTCTGGGATCTGCTTGTGTGGTGGGTTGTAGTAGTCATGGCAATCATCAGTAACGAAAGAGTGGGAAATATTTGCTGAAGAAAAGCACGGATAATTCTATTCTGTAGCTTCTGGTCATAAGGAAGACTTCGTGTAACCTCGCTGTGTTATCATACTTTCAGTTGGACTTCGGGCTCATCTCTCAGGAGTTCTGATCTTGAAGAAAAAAACGTTTTACTTGACGCCAAGTGCTGTTGGCAGACTCATAGGTTTGATAATCCTCATTGCGAGCCTCTCTCATACTCGGTGAGTAGTACTTTGTGTCTTTCAATGCATCACAGTTACTAGTACTATTAGAAGTACAGTTACTCCATACTTTCAACTCTCACTCATACACAGTTACTAGCACAGTTACTCCAAACTCCCAACTCTCACTCATACCTAGTTACTAGTACAGTTACTCCATACTCTCAACTCTCACTCATACACAGTTACTAGTACAGTTACTCCTTACTCTCACTCATACACAGTTACTAGTACAGTTACTCCATATTCTCAACTCTCACTCATACATAGTTGCTAGTAAAGTTACTCCATACTCTCAACTCTCACTCATACACAGTTACTAATACAGTTACTCCAAACTCTCGACTCTCATTCATACACAGTTACTAGTACTTCGAGTaactataaattttttttctcttttaggTTATCCGGTGCTGTCCTGGGTATAACAGTGCTACTCCTCTCATTTGTGGTAGAGGTTATTTTAGTTGTAGCAGCTGCACTACTTGTAAGGTTTAAGGTATGTGTGTAACCTTGACCCATGTGTAATCTTGTATGCATTTCAAAGAAAATTCACAGTTCTTGTCAAAGAAATTGTTAGCGCTTCTACAATTTATATTAACCTTGTAAGAAGTTGTCTACCTACAATAAGCCACAAGATGAGAATTTGTACATTCTGCTAGTGTTTATAGTGGCCAATCGCTACTTTACACTTTTATCTTCTAAGGTGCTAGTGCGCCGCAGATCTTTCACTAACCGCAGTTTCACTGTGTGTGACGCTGAGGGAGAGAGACGGTGTCAACTCTGACAAAATTTGGAAGTATTAAAAATGCAGTTTGTCCAGCAGTTTCTATGAAGTTTCTTAGATTAACAAATAGTTGGATCAGTTTGTGACATGATCAGAGGGCTATAATATTAGTGAGGGTCATTTTAAAGAACCGTTTTACCTGCAAGACCTTTTAGCAGTAGATCTCTCATCTTTGGAAAGATGATCAGTCGTCGTTGACAACAGGGTCTCTATTGTATAGTATTTATATCTCTGCTGTTGCATTATACACCCAGCATCttttacaaaaagttatttCGTGTTCAGAGTTGTATAAACTTTTCCTTTGGCACGGCACTTGACAGCCATAACATTCTGACTTGCCTAGGGGTTGTCTTCTCCAGCAACATTCCTATTATTGTGTGTTCGGTATAAAACTGCTGGCTTTTGTTGAGCTGAAAGGATCAGCTAAAGATACGATGTTGAAAATAAAcacgtttttaaaaacaaagtttttaaacttgaatGAGAACATTGATATTTTGTTATTAGCCCAGCACGTCTGCTGCTGAAAAACGAACTTTTGGCAGCAGTGTTTAGAGGATTTTTTTGGATGAGCAGTTGTGTCTCCTTTTATGTTATTAGACTGTATGATTACAGCCCAACCTAACTCTCACACCAACGTGCTTGCGGAAGAAAGACAAAGATCAAGCAGAAGAAGAAGTTTAGCCGCTTTCAGCGCCGACACAAGACACGAGGACTCCCGTATAAAAAGACACATCTTGTCGGAggttattaatttaaatatttgtatattctcAGGCTATTGCTTTGTAGAGTATAACTGTACTGGACACAGACTAGACAGTCACAGCACTCTCACAGTCCATCCTGATCACTGGAATATTGTTCTTTACTCTGCTATGTATGTCGCTGCTCTGTTCATGTCAGCAGTAAATCCTGTTGTCCTGCATTGCCAAGCTTGCTTATAGGTCACCCACGGGTCTTTCTTCCTCCGTTGATAAATTTAGCTGATTGCTCTTTGCAAGGCATTACGTCATTCTCACTGCTTTTTCATCTTATCTTTATTGTTCCACCTTCTCAGTCTTTTCCACACGCATTCAGATGGTAAACATCTAACTGCCGCCTTAAACATCTCTTTCAATTGATGCGTTGTTCATGACAATAGTGGGCAGGTCCAAGTTCTAATATTACATCATCATAATTTTAATCACTATTTTAGTAGCTTATATTTTTTGTCTGTTTTTGGCTCACTTATTGTTGATAAATCGTGACATGATTGGTTGTTCTTAACCAATCATGCGAAGTTAAAGGAATATTTGCTTATTTGATGTGAATAACATTAAGAGAGTCAAGTTTACTTATATATAGGCCTCTGATTGGTCAGAATGAGACTGTAAGCAAGAGATAAACACCCGGAGTCAACTTAATATTTGGCAGGTCAAGTAGACAACAAATATCAATTAAAAAATGAGACAAGGAAGAAATGACTTCAGGTTACAATCAGGACTACTGCACTTTCTTGCAAGCAAGCAGCAGTAGTGTTGATGTTCATTCTGAAATGTTACAATAGGGCCTATGTTTGGGGATGTTAAATATTACAGTAGGGTCTATGTTtggggatgttacatattacagtagggcctatgtttgaggatgttacatattacagtagggcctatgtttggggatgttacatattacagtagagCCTGTGTTTGGGGATATTACACATTACAGTATGGCCTATGTTtggggatgttacatattacagtagggcCTATGTTTGGGggtgttacatattacagtagggcctatgtttagggatgttacatattacagtagggcCTATGTTTGGGGATGTTACATCTTACAGTAGGGCCTATGTTTagggatgttacatattacagtagggcCTATGTTTGGgtatgttacatattacagtagggcctatatttggggatgttacatattacagtagagCCTATGTTTgaggatgttacatattacagtagagTCTATGTTTGGGGATGTTACATATTTCAGTAGGGCCTATGTTTagggatgttacatattacagtagagCCTATGTTTGGgaatgttacatattacagtagggtCTATGTTTgaggatgttacatattacagtagagTCTATGTTTGGGTATGTTACATATTTCAGTAGGGACTATGTTTagggatgttacatattacagtagggtCTATGTTTgaggatgttacatattacagtagggtCTATGTTTgaggatgttacatattacagtagggcctatgtttgaggatgttacatattacagtagggtCTATGTTTgaggatgttacatattacagtagagTCTATGTTTGGGTATGTTACATATTTCAGTAGGGCCTATGTTTagggatgttacatattacagtagggtCTATGTTTgaggatgttacatattacagtagggtCTATGTTTgaggatgttacatattacagtagggcctatgtttgaggatgttacatattacagtagggtCTATGTTTgaggatgttacatattacagtagggcCTATGTTTGAGGATGTTACATATTTCAGTAGGGCCTATGTTTagggatgttacatattacagtagggtctatgtttggggatgttacatattacagtagggtCTATGTTTGGgtatgttacatattacagtagggcctatgtttggggatgttacatattacagtagggcctatgtttggggatgttacatattacagtagggtctatgtttggggatgttacatattacagtagggtCTATGTTTGGgtatgttacatattacagtagggcctatgtttggggatgttacatattacagtagggcctatgtttggggatgttacatattacagtagggcctatgtttggggatgttacatattacagtagggcctatgtttggggatgttacatattacagtagggcCTATGTTTGGGGGTGCTCTTTGTGGATATATTGAAAAATCAAGTTACAAAAAGTaaagaagaaaaaaaattacataaaaataataaagataaAACAAGATAAGGATAAAAGAAATAAAcagtaaaagaaataaaaatgatatttctGAACAAACAGAAATTACATAAATACATTCTACATTTCCTCACCGCTAACATTTTTTAATCTAAAACTCAACATAAACAACTCACTGAATGTGATTTCTTCAAAAACGACCATATCATCATCTGGTCCTGCAAGTCTTTACTTTCCAAGTCTCTCAAGGAGTTTTCACTCAATTTCCATAAGAATTTTGACTCATAATATCTTATATCGAGTTCATCGCAGTCCGATCACCATTCGAGTCATTCAGAGATCCAAGTTGTCTCCTTTACATAAAGTAGTAAAGTTCGTATCATTCCTCAGCTATTCCTTTTTGTACTCAATTGAATCATCTATTACACTCAGTTTGCTGCTGCTGTCAACCAGGTCTTATTTTGCAGGCAGCTCTTGTTACCAGGAAACACAAACTACACGTTGACAGACTATGGGTGAACCACACGAGTTTGTGCCAGAGGTTTCTCATACacagtaaaagtttaaatgctCATCATGCTTGTCATTGGCTGTTAAAATAGGTTATCAGTGTAACAGTGTTATATGTGTGGGTTATCAGTATAACGCAGTGTTATATGTGTGGGTTATCAGTGTAACACGGTGTTATATGTGTGGGTTATCAGTGTAACACAGTTTTACACACATGTGGGTTATTACTATAACACAGTGTTATAAATGTGGGTTATCAGTATAACACAGTGTTATATGTGTAGGTTATCAATGTAACATATTGTTACACGTGTAACTATGCGTTGCTAGTAGTGCGCACACCCTGGCTCCAGCTCACTCTCTATAATCatgtgattttttttaataacttttatgaTTTTTTGTGGTTGACATTCTGTTTGTATATATGATGGTGCTATGTAGACCAGCAGTTGCTCGATGATCGCTTTTATACAAGGAACCTAGCCTAAAATAGCCAGCATACTCATATGAGCATTATATTTTATGTGACTCTTGTtagataaaattaattattttatttaatgtgaaaTGTTTCGCACACTCCTCTATGTACATCCCATCTTTTTTACGTGTACAcctacatgtgtgtatatgtgtacacctacatgtgtgtatatgtgtacacctacatgtgtgtatatgtgtacacctacatgtgtgtatatgtgtacacCTACATGTCTATCAAGCAGAGGTTCCTTCATAGAGACCCTTACAGATAGTACACACTTATTAACATTTGAGatattattaacatttttagCTTGGCATTACAATAAGCAACTCTGACAGGTGAGGCTCCTTTTCTGAAactctaaaaaatgtaaaaagtttTTGGTGTTGCGGTTTTGAtcttattgtaaaaaaaaatcaCCACAAAACTAAACTATATTTGTGGCCACCTTTGTACTACCGTAGAAGCTCTTTCATTGTGCACATCTTAAATGTAGTTACGTTATGGCATAACCacattgtatagcagtgcttgtagAAGACCTCTTCATCAGCTTAGAGGAGCACTCCCACTGTAGTTATTTTTATGATCTCTCTCTATTAGAGGATATTCTATGATGCATTAATTACGAGAGCCTATCTATTCTAGCTCAGTGGCCAAAAGTGTGTCATGTGATGTCAATAGTGTGTCATGTTACGAAGCCTGGTAAGAAGGCTTGCCAACTAGAAATGTGCTAGTAGCCAATGGTTGTTTAGAAAAGGTCAAATTTGTGTTCAAACATTTCTAAGCTGTTGAAATGGATGCTGGGGTCATTCAATTTGTACATGCTGAAATGTTACCTCTTTGACATCTTCGGACAAAAGACCAGACAACATTAACGACAGACACCACAACTAAAGGAGTCGATCAAGAAGAACTCACTTGTGATGAAGACAAAATTGCAGAATGCAACTCAGATGGTAAGGAGATAATCAGTCACAGCTTTGCGCTCAGTAATACATGTAAAGACAACTCTAGAGATGTGGTGGCTATCAATGATATGGAAGCTGGTCTTTTTGGAAAATTTCGCAAGGTCAGACAGTTTTGGATGCTGCTCCGATTTATCGCTCCTCTGGCTGTAACTCAAATGGTGCCAGACTTGGCTGAGCAGGTAGGTACTACTTGTCATCTGTCGGCAAGTGGTCGTGAATGTGTTTGTAACTTGTGAGGTCATTATGTTAATTACATTCCATCTTTGGTATGATCGTACCATCATTGCCTTGTTGCTATTGGGTAATCTAGTCATCCTACCTCTACTCTGGTCAAACCATCTCTAATCTGGTCGTACCTTCTCTATTCTAGTTGCACCATCCATAATCTAGTTGTACCATCTCTAATTTGGTCTTACCATCTCTAATTTAGTTATATCATCTCTATTCTGGTCATAGCATCACAGTTACTAGTACTTGTAGAGTACAGTTACTCCATACCCTCACTCATACACAGTTAGTAGTATAGTAAGCAAGTTTTGATCCGCTTACTAGGAATTTTGTACAAGGTGTTTTCGATATGCTTACCATTAAGGATGCTTACCATTAAGGATGCTTactattaatttatatttttggtaCAGTAATTGTGGTTCATAGCTTACCACTGACACACTTACACATCATTTGGATCATAATCATTACAATGGCATCAAATGAACCATCAGAATCAGGAGCTACAGCTCCGAACGACCAGCATTATTCAAACATGCGAGGCATTCAGCGTCTGCAACTAAAGCCTGTAGGCATTGTAGCTCCTTCAATTCGAATGCGTGTTGGTAGATCTACTCCACTCTATATGGCTGTTTAGTAAGTATTATATTCTacttattgatatttttctcaTGCCTTTATGTCATGCCTTTATGTCTATATAGAGCCTAATAACCCTCTACATGCAAGGTTGTTTTCTTTCAGTGATATTCCACCTAACGGTATACTGTACCCCGATCAACCTCAATACCAAAAGTTCAAAGAACATCTCAAACGTTTATATAG
This region includes:
- the LOC137405555 gene encoding progressive ankylosis protein homolog B-like; this encodes MEARLFGKIRKVRQFWMLLRFIAPLAVTQMIPDLAEQAINRGITSTASDEMVQLLASYGLAVYVTRLFAASAMELRHVSIVLVNSKRDNTRMTIMSIVIGLLLSVCVLLLGLTPAGTWLIRDIHGHNQEVSDLTNRLMTLLGPVPLIEALANYYEGGLIHSKLTAYAGIARFTDFGMQVLFVLLLLFTSKTIEPMLVPIYSVYAGYVARLILDAGFWYVLVRRKLPETHETEKPLTVSKALRFWMPLACVRLAQDMSRPLLNLVVSRNLSVKVGKEAAAKAIAVLTAVYPTGKFLFSWLNDLSTIPPTFHKDTPQHSKFKMKILSMFAFACTAFVFTINAILFIIPGPGFAIMHTIVGLNEELAQLSLLPLKIFSGICLCVGLRAHLSGVLILKKKTFYLTPSAVGRLIGLIILIASLSHTRLSGAVLGITVLLLSFVVEVILVVAAALLVRFKPNLTLTPTCLRKKDKDQAEEEV